From one Bacteroides eggerthii genomic stretch:
- a CDS encoding Abi family protein, with the protein MKYKKFVRYYSYSRISKYYKATGHSKAKAMMLYYGNLKIAQAFHPLLGILEVILRNRLHSELAKHFNDGNWIINQQNGFMKSPLLIKKNKRTGVVITNDYLFREVSKAEQKLKNKSVNITAGRIIAEQTLGFWISFFDLIHYKILKGSPIQAFQKLPSGYGRKEVYEALNKIRDFRNRINHNESICFVDRKLDFSYTKETYQTIIQILNWIDPDIQSSLNEIDRVLKVIEKEENKQQC; encoded by the coding sequence ATGAAATATAAAAAGTTCGTTAGATACTATTCATATTCAAGAATATCCAAATACTATAAAGCAACCGGACATAGTAAGGCTAAGGCTATGATGCTATATTATGGGAATCTTAAGATTGCACAAGCATTTCATCCACTTTTAGGTATTTTGGAAGTTATTCTTAGAAACAGGTTGCATAGTGAACTGGCAAAACACTTCAATGACGGGAATTGGATTATAAACCAGCAAAACGGATTTATGAAAAGTCCTTTACTCATTAAGAAGAACAAGCGTACAGGAGTAGTTATCACAAATGATTACTTGTTTCGTGAAGTATCAAAAGCGGAACAGAAACTAAAAAATAAGAGTGTGAATATTACTGCCGGACGAATAATAGCTGAACAGACTTTAGGCTTTTGGATTAGTTTCTTTGATTTGATTCATTATAAAATACTGAAAGGTAGCCCTATTCAAGCATTTCAAAAATTACCTAGTGGCTACGGAAGAAAAGAAGTATATGAAGCCTTGAACAAAATCCGTGATTTTAGAAACCGTATAAATCATAATGAATCCATTTGCTTTGTGGATAGAAAACTGGACTTTTCATATACAAAAGAAACATATCAGACAATCATTCAAATTCTAAATTGGATTGATCCGGATATACA